A section of the Agrococcus sp. SGAir0287 genome encodes:
- a CDS encoding SDR family NAD(P)-dependent oxidoreductase, with translation MVPDRDSRPTGIDPADLAVALRVLEEAPRLAQDDPDLVALKRAAWLLQKRLKKTRRDEKTWAERKADRAVLEATATGSPMRIDDETKGIPLVSAAQGAFAGELRKARGCYVCKREYTLVDAFYHGLCPTCAARSHAKRDQRTDLTGRRALLTGGRAKIGMYIALRLLRDGAHTTITTRFPKDAMRRFAQMDDASDWIHRLKIVGIDLRDPTQVIALADDVAAAGPLDILVNNAAQTVRRSPGAYSALVEQESAPLPADLALPEMTTFDGISSVHPASIAGALDHHATPHHEGESLEHAMAAQTAASMTALALRAGHASLDAHLAGTAVDAGGLLPDLQTTNSWTQTVEQVDALEMLEVQLCNATAPFLLVSRLRASMRAAIQAGARRAYVVNVSAMEGQFGGRRYKGAGHPHTNMAKASLNMLTRTSGPEMFETDRILMTAVDTGWITDERPHQEKLRIAAEGWHAPLDLVDGAARVYDPIVRGEAGEDLFGVFLKDYERAPW, from the coding sequence CTCCCGGCCCACCGGCATCGACCCCGCCGACCTCGCCGTCGCGCTGCGCGTGCTCGAGGAGGCGCCTCGGCTCGCGCAGGACGACCCCGACCTCGTCGCGCTCAAGCGTGCTGCGTGGCTGCTGCAGAAGCGGCTGAAGAAGACCCGCCGCGACGAGAAGACCTGGGCGGAGCGCAAGGCTGATCGCGCGGTGCTCGAGGCGACCGCGACGGGCTCGCCGATGCGGATCGACGACGAGACGAAGGGCATCCCGCTCGTCTCCGCGGCGCAGGGCGCCTTCGCCGGCGAGCTGCGCAAGGCGCGGGGCTGCTACGTCTGCAAGCGCGAGTACACCCTCGTCGACGCGTTCTACCACGGGCTCTGCCCCACGTGCGCCGCGCGCAGCCATGCGAAGCGCGACCAGCGCACCGACCTGACGGGTCGGCGGGCGCTGCTCACGGGCGGGCGAGCGAAGATCGGCATGTACATCGCGCTGCGGCTGCTGCGCGACGGCGCGCACACGACGATCACGACGCGATTCCCGAAGGACGCGATGCGTCGCTTCGCGCAGATGGACGACGCGAGCGACTGGATCCACCGTCTGAAGATCGTCGGCATCGACCTGCGCGACCCGACCCAGGTCATCGCCCTCGCCGACGACGTCGCCGCGGCCGGGCCGCTCGACATCCTCGTGAACAACGCGGCGCAGACGGTGCGCCGCTCCCCCGGCGCCTACTCCGCGCTCGTCGAGCAGGAGTCCGCGCCGCTGCCCGCCGATCTCGCGCTGCCGGAGATGACGACGTTCGACGGCATCTCGTCGGTGCACCCCGCGTCGATCGCCGGCGCCCTCGACCACCACGCGACGCCCCACCACGAGGGCGAGTCGCTCGAGCACGCCATGGCGGCGCAGACCGCGGCGTCGATGACGGCGCTCGCGCTGCGTGCCGGCCATGCGAGCCTCGACGCACACCTCGCCGGCACGGCGGTCGACGCCGGCGGCCTGCTGCCCGACCTGCAGACGACGAACTCGTGGACGCAGACGGTCGAGCAGGTGGATGCGCTCGAGATGCTCGAGGTGCAGCTGTGCAACGCGACCGCGCCGTTCCTGCTGGTCTCACGGCTGCGCGCGTCGATGCGCGCCGCGATCCAGGCGGGCGCCCGCCGCGCCTACGTCGTCAACGTGTCGGCGATGGAGGGCCAGTTCGGCGGACGACGCTACAAGGGCGCCGGGCATCCGCACACGAACATGGCCAAGGCGTCGCTCAACATGCTCACGCGCACGAGCGGGCCCGAGATGTTCGAGACCGACCGCATCCTCATGACCGCCGTCGACACCGGCTGGATCACCGACGAGCGTCCGCACCAGGAGAAGCTGCGCATCGCCGCCGAAGGCTGGCACGCGCCGCTCGACCTCGTCGACGGGGCGGCTCGCGTCTACGACCCCATCGTCCGCGGCGAGGCCGGCGAGGATCTCTTCGGCGTCTTCCTCAAGGACTACGAGCGAGCGCCCTGGTAG